In one Vanacampus margaritifer isolate UIUO_Vmar chromosome 11, RoL_Vmar_1.0, whole genome shotgun sequence genomic region, the following are encoded:
- the hcn5 gene encoding hyperpolarization activated cyclic nucleotide-gated potassium channel 5 translates to MRRARHATAAMQRLRAPRTAGCERAARGWRAMLLPQQNRQSLYMYGSEVAVEKECIRQLESGVFVIHPFSIMRSYYIMGMMAITFLNLIGIPMEIAFLDGTSGLAWEGFNVFSDTLFLIDVALNFRMGIISENGEEAILDIKQIRVCYLRTWFIPDVIAAFPIGYILLFADLHYHSDDNPSKTTKMMRILMFVRILSLIRLARVSRLVRFFNEVEKVSNANLEVVRLFFRILSLFMMIFLLCHWNGCIQYFVPMLEEFPTDCWVRKENLMNATVIVKYSWGVFRALSQMIALSYGSMDAPTNYVEMWIVMVSMVSGCLMYTVLVANATAMIANTDPAAKEYKSKMSRLEHYMTFMKLPPELQLRITNYYQARYGGKWFDEKEVMHTVSSALKEQILTVMCSRLLRKMPLFRDKDENVINSMVQRLDYEVYQEGDVIIHENAPGDRMFFIDHGQVLEENHDFHRELCDGDFFGEACVLSRGKHLATVKALTDCQCFSLSWDDFQEVLQAYPDVRKDLDKMEELDVRFA, encoded by the exons ATGAGGCGGGCACGTCATGCCACTGCGGCCATGCAGAGACTAAGGGCTCCGAGGACGGCGGGATGCGAACGGGCCGCCCGCGGGTGGCGGGCAATGTTGTTGCCTCAGCAAAACCGGCAATCTCTCTACATGTACGGAAGCGAGGTGGCTGTGGAGAAGGAGTGCATACGGCAGCTGGAGAGCGGAGTCTTCGTCATACATCCGTTCAGTATCatgag GAGCTATTACATCATGGGCATGATGGCCATCACCTTCCTCAACTTGATCGGCATCCCCATGGAGATTGCCTTCCTGGATGGCACCAGCGGGCTGGCCTGGGAAGGCTTTAACGTCTTTTCAGACACGCTCTTCCTAATCGACGTGGCGCTCAACTTCCGCATGGGCATCATCAGCGAGAACGGAGAG GAAGCAATCCTGGACATTAAGCAGATCCGAGTATGCTACTTGAGGACCTGGTTCATCCCTGACGTCATCGCTGCCTTCCCCATTGGATACATCTTGCTCTTTGCG GATTTACATTACCACAGTGATGACAACCCCTCCAAGACCACCAAGATGATGAGGATCCTCATGTTTGTGCGCATCCTCAGCCTCATACGACTGGCGCGGGTGTCCAGGCTGGTCCGCTTCTTCAATGAGGTGGAGAAA GTATCAAACGCAAACTTAGAGGTGGTGCGCCTGTTCTTCCGCATCCTGTCCCTCTTCATGATGATCTTCCTGCTGTGCCACTGGAATGGTTGCATCCAGTACTTTGTGCCCATGCTGGAGGAGTTCCCCACAGACTGTTGGGTCCGCAAGGAGAACTTGATG AATGCCACAGTCATCGTGAAGTACTCTTGGGGGGTCTTCCGAGCTCTCTCGCAGATGATCGCGCTGTCATATGGATCCATGGATGCTCCGACAA ATTACGTGGAGATGTGGATCGTGATGGTAAGCATGGTGTCCGGGTGCCTGATGTACACGGTGCTGGTGGCCAACGCCACAGCCATGATTGCAAACACTGACCCTGCCGCCAAGGAGTACAAAAGCAAG ATGAGCCGCTTGGAGCACTACATGACCTTCATGAAACTCCCACCAGAGCTGCAGTTGCGCATCACCAACTACTACCAGGCACGCTACGGAGGTAAATGGTTTGATGAGAAGGAGGTCATGCACACCGTGTCATCTGCCTTGAAGGAG CAAATCCTGACAGTGATGTGCAGCCGCCTGCTGAGGAAAATGCCGTTGTTCCGGGACAAAGATGAGAATGTGATCAATAGCATGGTGCAGAGACTGGATTATGAGGTGTACCAGGAGGGCGACGTCATCATCCATGAGAACGCGCCAGGAGACCGCATGTTTTTCATCGATCATGGCCAGGTGCTGGAGGAGAACCACGACTTCCACAGGGAGCTCTGTGACGGAGACTTCTTTGGAG AGGCGTGCGTGCTGTCCAGAGGCAAACATCTGGCCACGGTGAAGGCGCTGACCGACTGCCAGTGTTTCAGTCTGTCCTGGGACGACTTTCAGGAGGTGCTGCAGGCCTACCCGGACGTGCGCAAGGATTTGGACAAGATGGAGGAGCTGGATGTGAGATTTGCATGA
- the cox17 gene encoding cytochrome c oxidase copper chaperone, protein MSTVSAAAVEPAAITQGGEQKKPLKACCACPETKKVRDACIIEKGEENCTELIEAHKDCMRQLGFKI, encoded by the exons ATGTCGACCGTGTCTGCCGCTGCAGTGGAGCCAGCTGCTATCACCCAGGGCGGTGAGCAAAAGAAGCCACTCAAGGCGTGCTGTGCTTGTCCTGAAACCAAAAAAGTCAGAGACGCATG CATCATTGAAAAGGGTGAAGAGAACTGCACGGAACTCATTGAGGCCCACAAAGACTGCATGAGGCAGCTGGGATTCAAGATTTAA